The genomic interval AAACGCGGGCGCAACGGTGCCGCTGACCAGAAGCATGGAGCCCAGAACGATCGACTCCGGGATGCCATCCAACACGGCACCAAGGACGATCGACAGGCCCTGACCCTCCTTGGCGGGGCGGACCTTCGCACCACGCCGGGCGGCACCCCGCGTGTGCAGCCAACGGTTGCCGATGAAGTACGTGAATGCCCCTGCGGCCAGGCCGGCGGCCAACAGCCATCCGCCACCTATCTTGAATGCTTCGGCCGCGAGCTCGAACGCGACGGCGCTGATCAACGCCCCGGCGCCGAACGCCAGGGCCAGGCCTACCCAGGATCGCGGGACGGTCGTGGCCACGCCCGCCACGGCGCCCACCACCAACGCCGAGCTGGCCAACGACGCCCACAGGAAGGCTTCGATCATGGGTCAGATCGGTCCGGGCATGCGCTCAATCGTCTCCGAACGGGTTGGGCCGCTGGGGCTTGGGTGGAAGGCGGAAGACATCCTCCTC from Chloroflexota bacterium carries:
- a CDS encoding ZIP family zinc transporter, which produces MIEAFLWASLASSALVVGAVAGVATTVPRSWVGLALAFGAGALISAVAFELAAEAFKIGGGWLLAAGLAAGAFTYFIGNRWLHTRGAARRGAKVRPAKEGQGLSIVLGAVLDGIPESIVLGSMLLVSGTVAPAFLAAVVLSNAPEGFSASVDLRREGHARGWILGLWIGVALASALTAVAAYAFLNKAGPAIPFVQAFAAGGLITMLVDTMIPEAFEDSGDLAGLVTVLGFALAFLLSATS